Proteins from a single region of Pseudomonas ekonensis:
- the gyrA gene encoding DNA gyrase subunit A, producing MGELAKEILPVNIEDELKQSYLDYAMSVIVGRALPDARDGLKPVHRRVLFAMSELGNDYNKPYKKSARVVGDVIGKYHPHGDTAVYDTIVRMAQPFSLRYLLVDGQGNFGSVDGDNAAAMRYTEVRMTKLAHELLADLHKETVDWVPNYDGTELIPAVMPTKIPNLLVNGSSGIAVGMATNIPPHNLGEVIDGCLALIDNPELTVDELMQHIPGPDFPTAAVINGRAGIIEAYRTGRGRIYMRARSIIEDIDKVGGRQQIVVTELPYQLNKARLIEKIAELVKEKKLEGITELRDESDKDGMRIVIELRRGEVPEVVLNNLYAQTQLQSVFGINIVALIDGRPRILNLKDLLEAFVRHRREVVTRRTVFELRKARERGHILEGQAVALSNIDPVIALIKASPTPSEAKEALVSTPWESTAVMAMVERAGADSCRPENLDPQYGLREGKYFLSPEQAQAILELRLHRLTGLEHEKLLAEYQEILNQIGELIRILNSSARLMEVIREELEVIRAEYGDVRRTEILDARLDLTLGDMIPEEDRVVTISHGGYAKTQPLAAYQAQRRGGKGKSATGVKDEDYIAHLLVANSHTTLLLFSSKGKVYWLKTYEIPEASRAARGRPLVNLLPLDDGEYITTMLPVEEYTEGHYIFMATANGTVKKTPLESFSRQRSVGLIALELDEGDVLISAAITDGEREVMLFSDGGKVTRFKESDVRAMGRTARGVRGMRLPEGQKLISMLIPEEGSQILTASERGYGKRTAISEFPEYKRGGQGVIAMVSNERNGRLVGAVQVLDGEEIMLISDQGTLVRTRVDEVSSLGRNTQGVTLIKLAKDETLVGLERVQEPSDVEGDELEGEEDAGLEDGVIGAEPDDAGDNLQADAADEEESQD from the coding sequence TGCGCGTGATGGCTTGAAGCCCGTGCACCGTCGCGTGCTGTTCGCGATGAGCGAACTGGGCAACGACTACAACAAGCCGTACAAGAAATCCGCCCGTGTGGTCGGTGACGTGATCGGTAAGTACCACCCGCACGGTGACACCGCGGTGTACGACACCATCGTGCGCATGGCCCAGCCTTTCTCCCTGCGCTACCTGCTGGTCGACGGCCAGGGCAACTTCGGTTCGGTGGACGGCGACAACGCGGCGGCCATGCGATACACCGAAGTGCGCATGACCAAGCTGGCGCACGAGCTGCTGGCCGACCTGCACAAGGAAACCGTGGACTGGGTGCCGAACTACGACGGCACCGAACTGATCCCGGCGGTCATGCCGACCAAGATCCCCAACCTGCTGGTCAACGGCTCCAGCGGCATCGCCGTGGGCATGGCGACCAACATCCCGCCGCACAACCTCGGCGAGGTCATCGACGGTTGCCTGGCCCTCATCGACAACCCCGAGCTGACCGTCGATGAGCTGATGCAGCACATTCCGGGCCCTGACTTCCCGACCGCCGCCGTGATCAACGGCCGCGCCGGCATCATCGAGGCCTACCGCACGGGCCGCGGCCGCATCTACATGCGCGCCCGCTCGATCATCGAAGACATCGACAAGGTCGGCGGCCGTCAGCAGATCGTCGTCACCGAGCTGCCGTACCAACTGAACAAGGCGCGTCTGATCGAGAAGATCGCCGAGCTGGTCAAAGAGAAGAAACTCGAAGGCATCACCGAACTGCGCGACGAATCCGACAAGGACGGCATGCGCATCGTGATCGAGCTGCGCCGCGGCGAAGTGCCGGAGGTGGTGCTCAACAACCTCTACGCCCAGACCCAGCTGCAGAGCGTGTTCGGCATCAACATCGTGGCCCTGATCGACGGCCGTCCGCGGATCCTCAACCTCAAGGACCTGCTGGAAGCCTTCGTTCGCCACCGTCGCGAAGTCGTCACCCGCCGCACCGTGTTCGAACTGCGCAAGGCCCGCGAGCGCGGCCACATCCTCGAAGGCCAGGCCGTCGCCCTGTCGAACATCGACCCGGTGATTGCCCTGATCAAGGCGTCGCCGACGCCGTCCGAGGCCAAGGAAGCGCTGGTCAGCACCCCGTGGGAGTCCACTGCCGTGATGGCGATGGTCGAGCGCGCCGGCGCCGATTCGTGCCGTCCGGAGAACCTCGATCCGCAGTACGGCCTGCGCGAAGGCAAGTACTTCCTGTCGCCGGAGCAGGCCCAGGCCATCCTGGAGCTGCGCCTGCACCGCCTGACCGGCCTGGAGCACGAGAAGCTGCTGGCCGAGTACCAGGAGATCCTCAACCAGATCGGCGAGCTGATCCGCATCCTCAACAGCTCCGCGCGCCTGATGGAAGTGATCCGCGAAGAGCTGGAAGTGATCCGCGCCGAATACGGCGACGTGCGCCGCACCGAAATCCTCGATGCGCGCCTGGACCTGACCCTGGGCGACATGATCCCGGAAGAGGATCGCGTCGTGACCATTTCCCACGGCGGCTACGCCAAGACCCAGCCGCTGGCCGCCTACCAGGCCCAGCGTCGCGGCGGCAAAGGCAAGTCGGCCACCGGCGTCAAGGACGAGGACTACATCGCCCACCTGCTGGTCGCCAACAGCCATACCACGCTGCTGCTGTTCTCCAGCAAGGGCAAGGTGTACTGGCTCAAGACCTACGAGATCCCGGAGGCGTCCCGCGCCGCCCGCGGCCGTCCGTTGGTCAACCTGCTGCCGCTGGACGACGGTGAGTACATCACCACCATGCTGCCGGTCGAGGAATACACCGAAGGCCACTACATCTTCATGGCCACCGCCAACGGCACCGTGAAGAAGACCCCGCTGGAATCCTTCAGCCGTCAGCGCAGCGTCGGTCTGATCGCGCTGGAGCTGGACGAAGGCGACGTATTGATTTCCGCCGCCATCACCGACGGCGAGCGCGAAGTGATGCTGTTCTCCGACGGTGGCAAGGTCACCCGTTTCAAAGAGTCCGACGTGCGTGCCATGGGCCGTACCGCCCGCGGCGTGCGCGGCATGCGCCTGCCGGAAGGCCAGAAGCTGATTTCCATGCTGATCCCGGAAGAAGGCAGCCAGATCCTCACCGCTTCCGAGCGCGGCTACGGCAAGCGCACCGCGATCTCCGAATTCCCTGAGTACAAGCGCGGCGGCCAGGGCGTGATCGCCATGGTCAGCAACGAGCGCAACGGCCGTCTGGTCGGTGCGGTCCAGGTGCTCGACGGCGAGGAGATCATGCTGATCTCCGACCAGGGCACGCTGGTGCGTACCCGTGTCGACGAAGTCTCCAGCCTGGGCCGCAACACTCAGGGCGTGACCCTGATCAAGCTGGCCAAGGACGAGACTTTGGTGGGCCTTGAGCGGGTGCAGGAGCCGTCGGACGTCGAGGGTGACGAGCTGGAAGGCGAAGAGGATGCCGGGCTGGAAGACGGCGTGATCGGCGCCGAGCCGGACGACGCAGGCGACAACCTGCAGGCGGACGCCGCCGACGAAGAAGAGTCGCAAGACTAA
- the serC gene encoding 3-phosphoserine/phosphohydroxythreonine transaminase, whose product MSKRAYNFCAGPAALPEAVLLRAQSELLDWHGKGLSVMEMSHRSDEFVSIATQAEQDLRDLLNIPSNYKVLFLQGGASQQFAQIPLNLLPEGGSADYIDTGIWSHKAIEEASRYGRVNVAASAKPYDYFAIPGQDEWTLSKDAAYVHYAPNETIGGLEFQWIPETGDVPLVADMSSDILSRPVDVSRFGMIYAGAQKNIGPSGIVVNIVREDLLGKARALCPTMLDYKVAADNGSMYNTPPTLAWYLSGLVFQWLKEQGGVEAIARLNDAKQRTLYDFIDASGLYNNPIKKSDRSWMNVPFRLADDRLDKPFLAGAEEHGLLNLKGHRSVGGMRASIYNAVDINAVNALVAYMAEFEKEHG is encoded by the coding sequence GTGAGCAAACGAGCCTATAACTTCTGCGCAGGTCCCGCTGCGCTGCCTGAAGCTGTCCTGTTGCGTGCCCAGTCCGAGCTGCTCGACTGGCACGGCAAGGGTCTTTCGGTCATGGAGATGAGCCATCGCAGCGATGAGTTCGTCTCCATCGCCACCCAGGCCGAGCAGGATCTGCGTGACCTGCTGAATATCCCCTCGAACTATAAAGTGCTGTTCCTGCAGGGCGGCGCGAGCCAGCAGTTCGCGCAGATCCCGCTGAACCTGCTGCCTGAAGGCGGCAGCGCCGACTACATCGACACCGGCATCTGGTCGCACAAGGCCATCGAAGAGGCGTCCCGCTACGGCCGCGTCAACGTCGCCGCCAGCGCCAAGCCCTACGACTACTTCGCCATTCCCGGCCAGGACGAGTGGACGCTGTCGAAAGACGCGGCCTACGTGCACTACGCGCCGAACGAAACCATCGGCGGCCTGGAATTCCAGTGGATCCCGGAAACCGGCGACGTTCCGCTGGTGGCCGACATGTCGTCCGACATCCTCTCGCGCCCGGTGGACGTCTCCCGCTTCGGCATGATCTACGCCGGCGCCCAGAAGAACATCGGCCCGAGCGGCATCGTCGTCAACATCGTCCGCGAAGACCTGCTGGGCAAGGCCCGTGCACTGTGCCCGACCATGCTCGACTACAAGGTCGCGGCCGACAACGGCTCGATGTACAACACCCCGCCGACCCTGGCCTGGTACCTGTCCGGCCTGGTGTTCCAGTGGCTGAAGGAGCAGGGCGGCGTAGAAGCCATCGCCAGGCTCAACGACGCGAAGCAGCGCACCCTGTATGACTTCATCGACGCCAGCGGCCTCTACAACAACCCGATCAAGAAATCGGACCGTTCCTGGATGAACGTGCCGTTCCGCCTGGCCGACGACCGTCTGGACAAGCCGTTCCTGGCCGGTGCCGAAGAACACGGCCTGCTGAACCTCAAGGGGCACCGCTCCGTGGGCGGCATGCGCGCCTCCATCTACAACGCTGTCGACATCAACGCGGTCAACGCGCTGGTGGCGTACATGGCGGAGTTCGAGAAGGAACACGGCTGA
- the pheA gene encoding prephenate dehydratase, producing the protein MSEQELKALRLRIDALDEKVLDLISERARCAQEVARVKMASLAEGEVPVFYRPEREAQVLKRVMERNQGPLGNEEMARLFREIMSSCLALEQPLKVAYLGPEGTFTQAAAMKHFGHAVISKPMAAIDEVFREVAAGAVNFGVVPVENSTEGAVNHTLDSFLEHDMVICGEVELRIHHHLLVGENTKTDSITRIYSHAQSLAQCRKWLDAHYPNVERVAVPSNAEAAKRVKGEWNSAAIAGDMAAGLYGLTRLAEKIEDRPDNSTRFLMIGNQEVPPTGDDKTSIIVSMSNKPGALHELLVPFHDNGIDLTRIETRPSRSGKWTYVFFIDFVGHHRDPLVKGVLEKISQEAVALKVLGSYPKAVL; encoded by the coding sequence ATGTCCGAACAAGAACTCAAGGCGCTGCGCCTGCGCATCGATGCCCTGGACGAGAAGGTACTGGACCTGATCAGCGAGCGTGCGCGCTGCGCCCAGGAAGTCGCGCGGGTGAAGATGGCGTCGCTGGCCGAGGGCGAGGTGCCGGTGTTCTACCGGCCCGAGCGTGAGGCCCAGGTGCTCAAGCGGGTGATGGAGCGCAACCAGGGGCCGCTGGGCAACGAAGAGATGGCGCGGCTGTTCCGCGAAATCATGTCCTCGTGCCTGGCGCTGGAACAGCCGCTGAAAGTGGCCTACCTCGGCCCGGAAGGCACCTTCACCCAGGCGGCGGCCATGAAGCACTTCGGCCATGCCGTGATCAGCAAGCCGATGGCGGCCATCGACGAGGTGTTCCGCGAAGTGGCCGCCGGTGCGGTGAACTTCGGCGTGGTGCCGGTGGAGAACTCCACCGAGGGTGCGGTCAACCACACCCTCGACAGCTTCCTCGAGCACGACATGGTGATCTGCGGTGAGGTTGAACTGCGCATTCACCATCACTTGCTGGTGGGTGAAAACACCAAGACCGACAGCATCACCCGCATCTATTCCCACGCCCAGTCGCTGGCCCAGTGCCGCAAGTGGCTGGACGCCCATTACCCGAACGTCGAGCGTGTGGCGGTGCCGAGCAACGCCGAGGCGGCCAAGCGGGTCAAGGGCGAATGGAACTCGGCGGCGATCGCCGGCGACATGGCGGCCGGGCTGTACGGCCTGACCCGTCTGGCCGAGAAGATCGAAGACCGTCCGGACAACTCCACGCGGTTCCTGATGATCGGCAACCAGGAAGTGCCGCCGACCGGCGACGACAAGACCTCGATCATCGTGTCCATGAGCAACAAGCCCGGCGCGCTCCACGAGCTGCTGGTGCCGTTCCATGACAACGGCATCGACCTGACCCGCATCGAGACCCGTCCGTCGCGCAGCGGCAAGTGGACCTACGTGTTCTTCATCGACTTCGTCGGCCATCACCGCGACCCGCTGGTCAAGGGCGTGCTGGAGAAGATCAGTCAGGAAGCGGTGGCACTCAAGGTGCTGGGTTCCTACCCGAAAGCAGTTCTTTAA
- the hisC gene encoding histidinol-phosphate transaminase: MSGNFLDLAQPGVQQLSPYVPGKPVDELARELDLDPASIVKLASNENPLGASPKALAAIRDELAELTRYPDGNGFALKSLLAGQCRVELNQVTLGNGSNDILELVARAYLAPGLNAVFSEHAFAVYPIATQAVGAQAKVVPAKDWGHDLPAMLAAIDANTRVVFIANPNNPTGTWFGAEALDEFLQDVPEHVLVVLDEAYIEYAEGSDLPDGLDFLAAYPNLLVSRTFSKAYGLAALRVGYGLSTPVVADVLNRVRQPFNVNSLALAAACAALKDEDYLAQSRQLNESGMQQLEAGFRDLGLGWIPSKGNFICVDLGQVAAPVFQGLLREGVIVRPVANYGMPNHLRVTIGLPAENSRFLEALRKVLARG, translated from the coding sequence ATGAGCGGTAACTTCCTCGACCTGGCGCAGCCGGGCGTGCAGCAACTTTCGCCTTACGTTCCGGGCAAGCCTGTGGACGAACTGGCCCGCGAGCTGGACCTGGATCCGGCCAGCATCGTCAAACTGGCCAGCAACGAGAACCCGTTGGGCGCCAGTCCGAAGGCCCTGGCGGCCATCCGCGACGAGCTGGCCGAGCTGACCCGCTATCCGGACGGCAACGGCTTTGCGCTCAAGTCCCTGCTGGCCGGGCAATGTCGCGTCGAGTTGAACCAGGTGACCCTGGGCAACGGCTCCAACGACATTCTGGAGCTGGTGGCGCGGGCCTACCTGGCTCCGGGCCTGAATGCGGTGTTCAGCGAGCACGCCTTTGCGGTCTACCCGATCGCGACCCAGGCCGTCGGCGCGCAGGCCAAGGTCGTGCCGGCCAAGGACTGGGGGCATGACCTGCCGGCCATGCTGGCGGCCATCGACGCCAATACCCGCGTCGTGTTCATCGCCAACCCGAACAACCCGACCGGCACCTGGTTCGGTGCCGAAGCGCTGGACGAATTCCTGCAGGACGTGCCGGAGCATGTGCTGGTGGTGCTGGACGAGGCGTACATCGAGTACGCCGAAGGCTCCGACCTGCCGGACGGCCTGGACTTCCTGGCGGCGTACCCGAACCTGCTGGTGTCGCGCACCTTCTCCAAGGCCTATGGCCTGGCGGCCCTGCGCGTTGGCTACGGCCTCTCCACGCCTGTGGTGGCGGACGTGCTGAACCGCGTGCGGCAGCCGTTCAACGTCAACAGCCTGGCGTTGGCGGCGGCTTGCGCGGCGCTGAAGGATGAGGATTACCTGGCGCAAAGCCGCCAGCTCAACGAGTCCGGCATGCAGCAGCTCGAGGCGGGTTTCCGCGACCTGGGGCTGGGCTGGATCCCGTCCAAGGGCAACTTCATCTGCGTCGACCTCGGTCAGGTGGCTGCTCCGGTGTTCCAGGGCCTGCTGCGCGAGGGCGTGATCGTGCGCCCGGTGGCCAACTACGGCATGCCGAACCACCTGCGGGTGACCATCGGCCTGCCGGCGGAAAACAGCCGCTTCCTCGAGGCGCTGCGCAAGGTTCTGGCCCGTGGGTGA
- a CDS encoding bifunctional prephenate dehydrogenase/3-phosphoshikimate 1-carboxyvinyltransferase encodes MIGRLVVVGLGLIGGSFAKGLRESGLCREVVGVDLDPQSRKLAVELGVVDRCEEDLLAACQGADVIQLAVPILAMEKVLGRLAGMELGQAILTDVGSAKGNVVRAATQAFGGMPPRFVPGHPIAGSEQSGVEASNAELFRRHKVILTPLEQTDPHALAVVDRLWRELGADVEHMQVDRHDEVLAATSHLPHLLAFGLVDSLAKRNENLEIFRYAAGGFRDFTRIAGSDPVMWHDIFLANREAVLRTLDTFRSDLDALRDAVDAGDGHQLLGVFTRARVAREHFSKILARRAYVDAMNSNDLIFLAQPGGRLSGRIRVPGDKSISHRSIMLGSLAEGVTEVEGFLEGEDALATLQAFRDMGVVIEGPHHGRVTIHGVGLHGLKPAPGPIYLGNSGTSMRLLSGLLAAQDFDSTLTGDASLSKRPMNRVANPLREMGAVIETAAEGRPPMTIRGGNKLKGLTYTMPMASAQVKSCLLLAGLYADGKTTVTEPAPTRDHTERMLRGFGYAVDVDGATASVESGGKLTATHIEVPGDISSSAFFLVAASIAEGSELVLEHVGINPTRTGVIDILRLMGADITLENQREVGGEPVADLRVRAAKLKGIEIPEALVPLAIDEFPVLFVAAACAEGRTVLTGAEELRVKESDRIQVMADGLLALGVKCEPTPDGIIIDGGRIGGGEVHGHGDHRIAMAFSVASLRADAPIRIHDCANVATSFPNFLALCAQVGIRVAKEAQS; translated from the coding sequence ATGATCGGTCGCCTGGTGGTGGTCGGTCTGGGGTTGATCGGTGGTTCTTTTGCCAAGGGGTTGCGTGAAAGCGGCCTGTGCCGCGAAGTGGTCGGGGTCGATCTCGACCCGCAGTCGCGCAAGCTTGCGGTCGAGCTGGGGGTGGTGGATCGCTGCGAGGAGGATCTGCTCGCCGCCTGTCAGGGCGCTGACGTGATCCAGCTGGCCGTGCCGATCCTGGCCATGGAGAAAGTGCTGGGCCGCCTGGCCGGCATGGAACTGGGGCAGGCGATCCTGACCGACGTCGGCAGCGCCAAGGGCAATGTGGTGCGTGCGGCCACGCAAGCGTTCGGCGGCATGCCGCCGCGTTTCGTGCCCGGGCATCCGATCGCCGGTTCCGAGCAAAGCGGCGTGGAAGCCTCCAACGCCGAGCTGTTCCGCCGTCACAAGGTGATCCTCACGCCGCTGGAGCAGACCGATCCGCACGCGCTGGCGGTCGTCGACCGTTTGTGGCGCGAACTGGGCGCCGACGTCGAGCACATGCAGGTCGACCGTCACGACGAAGTGCTGGCCGCGACCAGTCACCTTCCGCACCTGCTGGCCTTCGGTCTCGTCGATTCGCTGGCCAAGCGCAATGAAAACCTGGAGATCTTCCGTTACGCTGCGGGCGGTTTCCGCGATTTCACAAGAATCGCCGGAAGCGACCCGGTCATGTGGCACGACATCTTCCTCGCCAACCGCGAGGCGGTCCTGCGCACACTCGATACATTTCGCAGCGACCTCGACGCCTTGCGCGACGCGGTCGATGCAGGGGATGGGCACCAACTGTTGGGCGTCTTCACGCGCGCCCGGGTTGCCCGCGAGCATTTCAGTAAAATCCTGGCCCGCAGGGCCTATGTGGACGCTATGAATTCCAACGATCTGATCTTCCTGGCTCAACCTGGTGGCCGCCTGTCCGGTCGGATTCGCGTACCGGGCGACAAATCGATTTCCCACCGTTCGATCATGCTCGGCTCCCTGGCTGAAGGCGTCACCGAAGTCGAAGGTTTCCTCGAGGGCGAAGACGCCCTGGCGACCTTGCAGGCGTTCCGCGACATGGGCGTGGTCATCGAAGGCCCGCACCACGGTCGCGTGACCATTCACGGCGTCGGCCTGCACGGCCTCAAGCCTGCGCCTGGCCCGATCTACCTGGGCAACTCCGGCACTTCGATGCGCCTGCTGTCCGGCCTGCTGGCGGCGCAGGACTTCGACAGCACCCTGACCGGCGACGCGTCGCTGTCCAAGCGTCCGATGAACCGCGTGGCCAATCCGCTGCGCGAGATGGGCGCCGTGATCGAGACCGCCGCCGAAGGCCGTCCGCCGATGACCATCCGCGGCGGCAACAAGCTCAAGGGCCTGACCTACACCATGCCGATGGCCAGCGCCCAGGTGAAGTCCTGCCTGCTGCTGGCGGGCCTCTACGCCGACGGCAAGACCACCGTCACCGAGCCTGCGCCGACCCGCGACCATACCGAGCGCATGCTGCGCGGCTTCGGCTATGCGGTGGACGTCGACGGTGCGACCGCCTCGGTCGAGTCGGGCGGCAAGCTGACCGCGACCCACATCGAAGTGCCGGGCGACATTTCCTCGTCGGCGTTCTTCCTGGTGGCGGCCTCGATCGCCGAGGGCTCCGAGCTGGTGCTCGAGCACGTCGGCATCAACCCGACCCGTACCGGCGTCATCGACATCCTGCGCCTGATGGGCGCGGACATCACCCTGGAGAACCAGCGTGAAGTCGGCGGCGAGCCGGTGGCCGACCTGCGCGTGCGGGCAGCTAAACTGAAGGGTATCGAGATTCCCGAGGCGCTGGTTCCGCTGGCCATCGACGAGTTCCCGGTGCTGTTCGTGGCCGCTGCCTGCGCAGAAGGCCGTACCGTGCTGACCGGCGCCGAAGAGCTGCGGGTCAAGGAGTCGGACCGGATCCAGGTCATGGCGGACGGTCTGCTGGCGCTGGGCGTCAAGTGCGAACCGACCCCGGACGGCATCATCATCGACGGCGGCCGCATCGGCGGCGGCGAAGTGCACGGTCACGGCGACCACCGCATCGCGATGGCCTTCAGTGTGGCCTCGCTGCGCGCCGATGCGCCGATCCGCATCCATGACTGCGCCAACGTCGCGACCTCGTTCCCGAACTTCCTGGCGCTGTGCGCGCAGGTGGGCATCCGTGTGGCAAAAGAGGCGCAGTCGTGA
- the cmk gene encoding (d)CMP kinase: MNSIAPVITIDGPSGSGKGTVAGILAERLGWKLLDSGALYRLLAFAARNHGVDLTNEELLKKLAAHLDVQFIPATNGQLQRIILEGDEVSDVIRTEGVGAGASQVAALPAVREALLQRQRDFQEMPGLVADGRDMGTVVFPGAPLKIFLTASAEERARRRYLQLKGKVEGVSLSSLLDEIRARDERDTQRSVAPLKPAADAIQLDSTELSIDQVLERIMSEIALRDIAG; encoded by the coding sequence GTGAACAGCATCGCACCGGTCATCACCATCGATGGGCCAAGCGGCTCGGGCAAGGGCACGGTAGCCGGCATTCTGGCCGAGCGCCTGGGCTGGAAGCTGCTGGACTCCGGTGCGCTGTATCGCCTGTTGGCGTTCGCGGCGCGCAACCATGGTGTCGACCTGACCAATGAGGAGCTGCTGAAGAAGCTCGCCGCTCATCTGGATGTGCAGTTCATTCCGGCGACGAACGGTCAGCTGCAGCGCATCATCCTGGAAGGCGACGAAGTCAGCGATGTCATCCGCACCGAGGGCGTCGGCGCCGGCGCCTCCCAGGTGGCGGCGTTGCCGGCGGTGCGCGAGGCGTTGCTGCAGCGCCAGCGTGATTTCCAGGAAATGCCGGGCCTGGTGGCCGACGGCCGCGACATGGGCACAGTGGTGTTCCCCGGTGCCCCCTTGAAGATTTTCCTGACGGCCAGTGCCGAGGAGCGGGCGCGCCGCCGATATTTGCAGTTGAAGGGCAAAGTCGAGGGTGTTAGTCTGTCGAGTCTGCTAGATGAGATCCGTGCGCGCGACGAGCGTGACACCCAGCGAAGCGTAGCCCCGCTCAAGCCGGCGGCCGACGCGATACAGCTGGATTCCACGGAGTTGTCCATCGATCAGGTGCTTGAACGCATCATGAGCGAGATCGCCCTCCGCGATATCGCCGGGTGA
- the rpsA gene encoding 30S ribosomal protein S1, with translation MSESFAELFEESLKSLNLQAGSIITGVIVDIDYQMGWVTVHAGLKSEALIPLEQFKSDSGDLNINIGDEVHVALDSVEDGFGETKLSREKAKRAECWIVLEAAFAAEEVVKGVINGKVKGGFTVDVNGIRAFLPGSLVDVRPVRDTTHLEGKELEFKVIKLDQKRNNVVVSRRSVLEAENSAEREALLESLQEGQQVKGIVKNLTDYGAFVDLGGVDGLLHITDMAWKRIKHPSEIVNVGDEIDVKVLKYDRERNRVSLGLKQLGEDPWVAIKARYPESTRVMARVTNLTDYGCFAELEEGVEGLVHVSEMDWTNKNIHPSKVVQVGDEVEVMVLDIDEERRRISLGIKQCKSNPWEDFSGQFNKGDKISGTIKSITDFGIFIGLDGGIDGLVHLSDISWNETGEEAVRRYKKGDELDTVILSVDPERERISLGIKQLESDPFSEYVQENDKGAIVKGTVKEVDAKGAIIVLADDIEATLKASEISRDRVEDARNVLKEGQEVEAKIISVDRKSRVIQLSIKSKDDAEEKEAIQSLKAAPEGEAVDTTMAALLKQAMAKQN, from the coding sequence ATGAGCGAAAGCTTTGCGGAACTCTTTGAAGAAAGCCTAAAGTCCCTGAACCTTCAGGCAGGCTCCATCATCACCGGCGTTATCGTTGATATCGACTACCAGATGGGCTGGGTAACCGTCCACGCTGGCCTGAAGTCGGAAGCACTCATCCCTCTGGAGCAATTCAAGAGCGATTCGGGTGACCTGAACATCAACATCGGTGACGAAGTTCACGTTGCTCTGGACTCGGTTGAAGACGGTTTCGGTGAAACCAAACTGTCCCGTGAAAAAGCCAAGCGCGCTGAATGCTGGATCGTTCTGGAAGCTGCCTTCGCAGCCGAGGAAGTGGTCAAGGGCGTTATCAACGGTAAGGTTAAGGGCGGCTTCACTGTCGACGTTAACGGCATCCGTGCGTTCCTGCCAGGTTCCCTGGTTGACGTCCGTCCAGTGCGCGACACCACGCACCTGGAAGGCAAAGAGCTGGAATTCAAGGTCATCAAGCTGGATCAGAAGCGCAACAACGTTGTCGTTTCCCGTCGCAGCGTCCTGGAAGCCGAGAACTCCGCCGAGCGTGAAGCTCTGCTGGAATCCCTGCAGGAAGGCCAGCAAGTCAAAGGTATCGTCAAGAACCTCACCGATTACGGCGCATTCGTCGATCTGGGTGGCGTGGACGGCCTGCTGCACATCACCGACATGGCCTGGAAGCGCATCAAGCATCCTTCCGAGATCGTCAATGTCGGCGACGAGATCGACGTCAAGGTTCTGAAGTACGATCGCGAGCGCAACCGTGTTTCCCTGGGCCTGAAGCAACTGGGTGAAGACCCGTGGGTTGCCATCAAAGCCCGTTACCCGGAAAGCACCCGCGTCATGGCGCGCGTGACCAACCTGACCGACTACGGCTGCTTCGCTGAGCTGGAAGAAGGCGTTGAAGGTCTGGTGCACGTTTCCGAAATGGACTGGACCAACAAGAACATCCACCCTTCGAAAGTCGTACAAGTCGGCGACGAAGTGGAAGTCATGGTTCTGGACATCGACGAAGAGCGTCGTCGTATCTCCCTGGGCATCAAGCAGTGCAAGTCGAACCCATGGGAAGACTTCTCTGGCCAGTTCAACAAGGGCGACAAGATCTCCGGCACCATCAAGTCGATCACCGACTTCGGTATCTTCATCGGCCTGGACGGCGGCATCGACGGTCTGGTTCACCTGTCCGATATCTCCTGGAACGAAACCGGCGAAGAAGCCGTGCGTCGTTACAAGAAGGGCGACGAGCTGGACACCGTTATCCTGTCGGTTGACCCAGAGCGCGAGCGCATCTCCCTGGGCATCAAGCAACTGGAAAGCGATCCGTTCTCCGAGTACGTTCAAGAGAACGACAAGGGCGCTATCGTCAAGGGCACCGTGAAAGAAGTTGACGCCAAAGGCGCCATCATCGTTCTGGCCGACGACATCGAAGCGACCCTGAAAGCCTCCGAAATCAGCCGTGACCGCGTTGAAGACGCGCGTAACGTCCTGAAAGAAGGCCAGGAAGTCGAAGCCAAGATCATCAGCGTTGACCGTAAGAGCCGCGTAATCCAGCTCTCGATCAAGTCGAAAGACGACGCTGAAGAGAAAGAAGCCATCCAGAGCCTGAAAGCCGCTCCGGAAGGTGAAGCAGTCGACACCACCATGGCGGCACTGCTGAAGCAAGCAATGGCCAAACAGAACTAA
- the ihfB gene encoding integration host factor subunit beta, whose protein sequence is MTKSELIERIVTHQGLLSSKDVELAIKTMLEQMSQCLATGDRIEIRGFGSFSLHYRAPRVGRNPKTGQSVSLDGKFVPHFKPGKELRDRVNEEEEGL, encoded by the coding sequence ATGACGAAGTCGGAGTTGATCGAACGAATTGTCACCCATCAAGGGCTGCTCTCATCCAAGGATGTGGAGTTGGCCATCAAGACCATGCTTGAGCAAATGTCCCAATGCCTGGCGACCGGGGATCGCATTGAGATCCGTGGCTTCGGCAGCTTTTCCCTGCACTACCGTGCGCCGCGCGTCGGTCGCAACCCAAAGACCGGCCAGTCCGTCAGCCTCGACGGGAAGTTCGTTCCGCACTTCAAGCCAGGCAAGGAGTTGCGTGACCGTGTGAACGAAGAGGAGGAGGGGCTGTGA